The DNA sequence CGGGACATGGCCGGCGGGCCCGTCGTACCGGCTCTCCAAGACGCCCTTGATGATCAGTGCGACGCCCAGGGTGGCGATGAAGGCGTGCACCTTCAGCTTGGTGATGACCAGTCCGTTCACCAGGCCGACCACGGCGCTGACCGTGAGCGTGGCGCCGATCCCCGCGAGGACTCCGTACTCGGCCATGGTCTCGGCCGCGATGAGCGAGCTCAGGCTGATCAGGAAGGCGACCGACAGATCGAGCGAGCCGGCCAGGATGGCCAGGGTCTGCCCGACGGCGACGATGCCGAGCGCTGCCGAGCGCTGCTGGATGCCGACGATGTTCGCCTGGCTGAAGAACTGGCCGCCGTCGATGGTGAAGAGCAGCCAGCTGACCACCAGCAAGAGGCCGAGGGCCAGGTAGACGGGGCGGGCGGGGCTGTCGACGGCCAGGCCTCGAGGGGCGGGGCTCTTCGCCCGCAGGTTTGCGACGAGCTGGGTCATGATCCGGCCGCCAGGTGCATCACGGCTTCCTCCGAGGGGTTTGCGGGCAGGTGACCGGCTATCCGGCCGTCGCGCAGGACAACGATGCGATCACTCATGCCGATGAGTTCGGGGAGCTCCGAGGAGATCATCAGGACGGCCATGCCGTCCTCGGCGAGCTCCCGGACGAGCTCGTGGATGGCGGCCTTCGCGCCGACGTCGACACCGCGGGTGGGTTCGTCGAACAGCAGCACCTTCGGAGCCACCGTCAGCCACTTGGCCAGCACGACCTTCTGCTGGTTGCCGCCCGAGAGGAGGCGCACCTCCTTCTCCGGGCTCGGCGGGGCGAGACGGACCCGCTTCAGGAGGTCCAGTACCTTCGCTCCGGAGCGTTGCCCGCGTGTCCGGGCCACCAGCAGCGCGTTGTCGCGGACCGACTGGTGCAGCACCAGCCCCTCGGACTTGCGGTCCTCCGTGACCAGGCCGATCCCGGCGGCGATGCCCTCCCGCACTGATCTCGGGCGCTTGGGGGTCATCTCACCCCGGCTGAAGGGCTCGGCACCGAACAGGGCCTTGGCCAGTTCGGTGCGGCCCGCGCCCTGGAGCCCGGCGACCCCGACGATCTCCCCGGCGCGTAGCTCCAGGTCGATGCCGTCGAGCCGGTCGTTGCCACCACCGCGCACCGTGAGGAGTACGTCCCCGGCCTCGCGGGTGGCGCGCGCCGGGTAGTAGTCCGTCACATCACGGCCGACCATCAGGCGGACCAGGTCGGCGGTGGTGAGCTGATCGATCGGGACGGTGGCGACCTTGACCCCGTCCTTCAACACGGTGACACGGTCTGCGAGTTCGAATATCTCGCGCAGCCGGTGCGAAATGTAGAGGACGGCGATGCCGCGCTCGCTCAACTGGCGCACGAGCCGGTACAGCAGCTCGACCTCGTGCTCGGCGAGGGCCGCGGTGGGCTCGTCCATGACGACGATCCGGGCCTCCACCGAGAGCGCCTTGACGATCTCGACGACCTGCTGCTGCGCGACCGACAACCGGGCCACCACGTCGCGTGGGCCGAAGGAGAATTCACCGAGTTCGTCCAGCAGCAGGGCCGTGGCCTTCTCCATGGCCTCCCGGTCGACCAGGCCGCGGCGCGCGGGCTCCCGACCGAGGAAGACGTTCTCGGCGACGGTCCGTTCGGGCAGGAGCGTCAACTCCTGGTAAATGATCGAGACGCCGGCCCGCCGGGCATCGATCGGGTGCCCGAACTCCAAGGCCTGACCGTCGAGCTCGATGGTTCCCTCGTCGGGCCGGTGCACTCCGGCGAGGATCTTCATCAGCGTGGACTTCCCGGCGCCGTTCTCGCCGATGAGGGCGTGCACCTCCCCGGCGGCGACGTCGAGGTCGACGTTGCTCAGCACGCGGGCGCCGGGGAAGCTCTTGCCTATGCCCGTCATCCTCAGCATTCGACCCACCCTCCCTCTCGGACGGACCGAAGGATCTCGTCGGTGATGTGAGCGGCACGCGCACCGTCCTCGAAGGTGGGCAGGCCGTCACGGTGCTCGCCCCTGATCGCGGCGTAGGTATCGGCGACGAACGCGTCGAAGCAGTCGTGGAAGCCCTGCGCGTGACCGGCCGGCAGCGGCGAGTAGGGCTTCGCGGCACTGGAGAGCGTCATCGGGTCGCGCACCAAGACGCTGGAGCCGCTGCGCCCGCCGAGCCAGAGCCGCTCGGGGTCCTCCTGGTCGAAGGCGAGGCTGCCGGAGGCCGCGGAGATCTCCAGGAACAACCGGTTCTTGCGGCCGGGGGCGACCTGACTGAGGGAGACCGAGCCGAGCGCACCGGTCGCGGTGGCGAAGTGGACGGTGGCGAGGTCCTCGGTGAGGACCGGTCCGCTCAACCGATCGGCGACCACCACGGAGGTCTGCGCGCAGACCTTGGTGATCCGGTCGCCGGTCACGAACTCCACCAGGTCGAACCAGTGTGAGCCGATGTCGCCGATCGTACGACCGGGTCCACCCTGCTTGGGATCCACCCGCCAGTTGTCGTCGGTCGACTTCAGCAGCCAGTCCTGCAGGTAACTGCCCTGGATCAGACTGATCCGGCCGAGGTCGCCGAGCCGCGCCCTGGCCTCACGGACCATCGCGTGGAAGCGGTAGGCGAACGGGACCGTGGCGACCACGCCTGCCTCTCGAGCGCGGCCGGCCATCATCTCGGCGGTGGGCGCGTCGGTGGCCAGCGGCTTCTCACAGACCACGGCCAGCCCGGCGTCCAGCGCCTTGAGGACGATGGGCGCGTGCAGGTGGTTGGGGGTGCAGACGTGCAGAACGTCGATGAGACCGGACTCGATCAGTTCGTCGGCCGATTCGAATGCGTTCTCCGCGCCCAGGCTCCGGGCGCCTTGCAGAGCGCTGTCCAGGTCCGCGCCCGCGATACCCACCAGCCTGGCACCGGCTTGCCGGACGGCTCGGGCGTGGATCTGTCCTATGAAGCCAGTTCCGACGACGCCGGCCCTAACTTCCGCTGACTCTCGTCTTATCTCGAGCATGTCCCGGATCATATGAATGACTTATGATGGAGGTCAAGCATAAGTGCAGCCGTTCCTACGATTAGTCCGACGACGGGGAGCACATGCATACGGGGGAGGCGCGGAGTTGACCAACGAATCCGCAGGGGCAGCAGGGACTCTTCTGGCGATCCTGCGAGACGGCACGGCCCGCACCCGCACCGAGTTGGTGCAGCTCACCGGTCTCGCCAGGTCCACGGTGTCGCAGCGCCTCGACGAGCAGTGGATCGTGCCGACCGGCGACGCGGTCTCCTCCGACGGACGGCCCGCGCCGGCGTTCACCTTCAACCCCGGGGGCCGGATCGTCCTCGCCGCCGATCTCGGCGCCACCCACGCACGGATCGCCATCACGGACATGGCCGCCTAGCCCTGGCCGAGTCCGGGCACGACCTCACCCATGTGTGCGGGGTCGGCATCGGGTTTCCCGGCCCGATCGAGCACACCAGCGGACGGCCCATCAGCCCGCCGATCATGCCCGGCTGGGACGACTTCGAGGTACCCCGCTGGCTCGAACCGCGACTCGGCTCCCCCGTCCTGGCCGACAACGACGTCGACATCATGGCGCTCGGCGAACATCGGGCGGCCAGCCCCGAGGTCGAGCACCTGCTGTTCGTGAAGATCGGCACCGGGATCGGCAGCGGCATCATCACCGAACACCGGCTCCACCGGGGCGCCCAGCGAGCCGCCGGCCACGGCGGCCCCGGTCAGATCGAGGTGTTCGCCAAGCTGGCCTCCACCGGCAACGTCGGCCAGCTCGGCTGGACCGCCGCCGGCGGCTGGTCCTCCTCCTGGTACGACCTCGGCCGCGCGAGCGTCGGTGCGCCGACGGCGGCCGCAACTGAAAGACCTTGACGTGAGGGGCCGTACCCGCCGCCCGGCGGGTACGGCCCCTCACCCATCGGGCGTCAGTTGGGCAGGACCCAGATCTGGTTTCCCTGGTTGGGCTTGGATACGCCACAGGTGCCGACGATGATGGGGTTGGCGTCGGTGGTGAGGGAGTAGTAGTCGTCGGCACAGAGGTTCAGGCCGGTGTTCTTCAGGTAGCCGTTGCGCTGGTATGCCCACTTCTGGCCGGCGCTGCCGTTGCAAGGGTTGAGCACCGCCCAGTAGCCGACATAGCGGCTGTCCGTGCTCTTGTAGGTCGCGTCCAGGCAAGCACCCAGGGTACGGATGGTGCCGTCGCCCTGCACGGTCCAGCGCTGGTTGGCGCCGCCGTGGCAGCTGTAGAGGGTGACCGGGTTGTTGGGTCCGGTACGGCTGTTGGCGTCGTCCAGGCACTTGCCGCCGATGCCGGAGATCTGCCCGGTGGGCTTCTGGCCGGTGCAGCCCGTGCCGGGCTTGATCCGGAAGATCGCCGTACCGTGTGCGGGCACCGATGCGCTGATCGTTCCGCTGCTGGTGGACGTGGTTCCCGTCCAGAGGTCCTTGACCGATGCGGTGCAGGCCGCGCCGCCCTGGAAGCCCACGCTTGTGAGGGTGGTGTTCAGGGTCGCGGTGCTGCTCCCGCGGTTGAGCAGCGCGACGGCCCGGTCGCCGTTGGCCAGCGGGCGGGCGAGGATGTCGGCCGAACCGTTCTGGGAGACGATGCTGGCCTGCTTGCCGAGCGGGTCCTGGTCGACGGCGATGATGTCGGTGTTGGACAGCGTGGACAGGGAGTCCGCGGAGAGGTTCGGCACGTCGACGCTGAGGATCAGCGGTGAGGCCATCATCGACCACAGCGCGAACTGGCTGCGCGACTCGTCCTTGGTGAGGGCGTCGCCGGTGATGAGGAAGTCCGGGTCGTTCCAGCTGCCGGGTGCCGCGTAGCGGGCGAGCTGGGAGTTGTAGCCGTACTGGGCCATGACCCCGGCCTGGTTGATGTTGGTGCTCCAGGCGTTGTGGGTGGAGCGGTACATCTTGACGTCATAGCCCTCGCGCCAGAGCTGGCCGCTCTTGCTGGCTTCGTCGATGACCGTGTACCAGTCGGCGAGGTCGGACTTGCCGATGTAGAAGTACGCGGGGGAGGACTCCGAGAAGACCATGTCGCGCTTGCTCGCGTTGGCCTTCATCGCGGCGCCGAAGTCCTTGTACGCCTTGATGTACCCGGCCGCGTCGCTCGCCGTGGAGGGCATGTTGCAGCCGTCGAGCTTGATGTAGTCGACGCCCCAGGAGGCGAGCAGGTCCACGTCGGCCTGATAGTGGCCCCAGCTGCCCGGGAAGCCGCCGCAGGTGTAGGTGCCGCTGTCCAGGTAGACGCCATACTTCATCCCCTTGGCGTGCAGTTGGTCACCGAGCCACTTCATCCCGTGCGGGAAGAGAGTGGAGTCGGCGACGAGGTTCCCGGAGGCGTCACGCGACCTCGTCATCCAGCAGTCGTCCACGGTGACGGTGTCGTACCCCTTGGCCGCCAGCCCCTTGCTCACGAGGGCGTCGGCCTGGTCGAGGAACAGCTTCTCGCTGACTCCCTCGTCGCCGGTGTTGGGGTTGTCGGGCCGACAGCCGAACCGGGCCCAGTTGTTGAACCCCATGGGCGGAGTGACGGCCAGCGAGTTGCCGGAGGGGCTGGTGGCCGTGGGCGAGGCCTCGGCGCTGGGCACGGACACGAACGCCGCCAGGGCGGCGACGGACGCGGCCAGGGCGGTGGCGGTGCGCACGGTGGTTCGGGGAGACGGACTTCGCATGGGGAATTCTTCCTCACCTTGGTCGTGGAGGCGGCCGGGAACGGCACCGTGCCTCTAGCCCCGAGCGGCGATTGCTCCGGCCATGTCGTCCCCGGCAGGCCCCTCCTATCGTGGCCGAGTGCACCGCAACACCACTCTGATTGTCAATACATGATTCAGATTGCATTAAACCAAGCAACTTCTTTCATTCCGACTGCCCGTATTGATGCGCCGGGCACTGTCCGCCGTCCCGGCGGCCCCACCGTCCCGTACGGTCCGCGCCCGGACCGGCCGTCACGGCCACGACAGCCCATAGCTACCGGCCGGCCTCGGCCCTCCTGGCGTCTTCGGCTATCTGACGCAGGGCTGTTGCGGGGCTGATGCTGGGCCTCATCGCACTGCCGACGTTCCGCTTGATGCTGTCGCTCACCGCTGCCCACGAGGTCTTGTCGACAGGGGGCAGCTGCGAGGAAGGCAGCCCGTCCAGGAACTTCCAAAGGTCGTTGTACTCGTCCGCCGCCCTCATCTGTCTGGTCACCGACAGGGTGACGGGCAGCAGGTTGTTGCGCGTCGCGAACTCCCGTACGTTCTCGTCCTTGAAAACGAAGTTGAGGAACGCGGCCAGTTCCTTACGGTGCCCATTCCTCTTGAATGCCATGATCCAGTCGAGCACCGCCAGCGCCGGCGCGGTCTTGACCTCACGACCGGGCACAGCCACCGTCCCGACCTTGATCCCTGCCGCCCGCGCCTCCTTGAGCAAGGAAGGCAATCCGTTGACCATGCCCACCTCGCCGCGCAGGAAGGCCGCGTACGCCTCCTTGCGGTTGAGCTGCTCCGGCGGGACGGGACCGGTGAGCCCCTCCTTGACGAGGTTCTCCTTCAGCCAGTTCAGGCTGTCTACGTTCTCCTCCGAGCTGATCGCGTAGGACCCGCCGGAGCGGGTGTATCCGCCTCCGCCTCCCAACAACCAGCCCATCGTCTCCATCTGGGCCTCCTCCGGTCCCAGCGGAACCGCTATCGGGAACGGGACGCCGGCACGGCTCTTCAGTCGTCGCGCGACCGCCTTCAGCTCGTCCCAGGTCGTCGGGGGCCGGTCGACGCCCGCCCTCGCGAACAGGTCCTCGTTGTAGAAGAGGAGCCTGGTCGAGGCCGCGAACGGCATGCCGAATTGCTCAGTCCGTTGTTCTCCGGCGGCGGAGAACGGTCGTAGGAAGTTCGTCTGCACGCGAAGGTCGAGCAGGCTGTCGGCGGAGTAGAGCTCACCCCGCTCGGCGTAGTTGGCGTACGCCCCGATCTGCGCCAAGTCAGGCGCTTGGCCGGCCTTGACCATATCGGCGACCTTGCGGTCCACGGAGTCCCAGGACACGACCTCCACGTCGATCTTGATGGCGGGATGCGCGGCCTCGAACGCGGTGATCAGACCATCCCAGTACCGTTCGGTGCTGTCGGACTGACCTCCCACCTCGTAGTCGGCGGCCACGAGCCGCAAGGTGACTCGATCCTCGTGGCTGTCGGCGCAGCCTGCCGACGAGACGGATAGAACGAGAGCGGTAGCGGCCGCAGTCAGGACCCGGCGGTGCCTCGGCACTGTGTTGCCCCCTTCTTCATCTGTGCGGGACGGCTGACGGCAGAGCGGCCCGGCTCGCCTGCCGAACGAATGGTGGGCGAGCGGGCCGCGGGCAGCTCTTCGGGTTACTTGACGGAGCCGGCGGTCAGTCCGGAGACGACCTTGCGCTCAATGAGCGCGAACAGGATGACGACGGGAACGATGGCGATGACCGAGCCGGCGAACAGGTAGTTCCACTGGACGGTGTAGTTGCCGATGAAGCTGTTGATGCCGACGGTCAGGGGCTGGTTCTCCGGGATGGTGGAGAGCGTCAGGCCCATCACGAACTCGTTCCACGCCGCGATGAAAGTGAAGATCATCGCGGTGACGACGCCCGGCATCGCGAGCGGGAGGGTGATCCGCAGGAGCGCGCCGCCCCGGCTGAGGCCGTCGATCATGGCCGACTCTTCGAGGGCCTCGGGGATGGAGGAGAAGTAAGCCGTGAGGATCCAGATCGCGAACGCCAGGTTGAAGGCGGCGTTGCAGAGGATGAGGGTCCACACCGAGTTGAGCATGTCCAACTGGTAGAACTCGCGGTAGAGGCCGACCAGCAGCGATGTCGGCTGGAACATCTGGGTGACGAGCACCAGCAGGAGGAACAGCTTCCGGCCCCGGAACTTCATGCGTGCCGTGTAGTACGCGGCGGGGATCGCGACCAGCAGGACGAGCAGGGTGGATCCCCCGGCGACGAGCAGCGTGACACGGAGGTTTTCACCGAGGTGGGACTCGCGCCACACGTCGATGAAATTCGACCATTCGAGCACGCTCGGCAAGTACGTCGCGTCGCGCAGCTCGTCCGCCGGCCGCAGTGCGGTGATGATCATCTCCGCGTACGGCAGCAGGAACACGGCGGCCAGGAGCCAGGCGACCGCTGTGACCAGCAGGGTGCGTGGGCTCAGGGTTCGCCGGCGCCGCGGGGCCGCTTTGCGCCTCCTGCCCTGTGCGGGAACTGGGGCCTCGGGGCGTGCGGGCGCGAGGGTGGGCTGGGCCATCAGTTCTCCTCCTGGTTCCAGCGGCTGGCCTTCAGGAAGAGGACGACCATGCCCACGACGAGGACAAAGTTCACGACGGACATGGCCGCGGACTGACCGATGTCGGAGTTCTTCATCTGGTACATGAACACCGTGGTCGTCGCGGTGTCGCTGTCCGGGCCGCCGCGGGTCATACTCCAGATGATGGGGAACGAGTTGAAGACGTTGATCAGGTTGATGACCATGCCGACGAGCAGAGCGGGCCTCAACAACGGCAGTGTGATCCGCAGGTAGGTCTGCCGGGCGTTGGTGCCGTCGACCTTCGCGGCCTCGTACACCTCCTCGGGGACTGTCTGCAGTCCGGCTAGCAGGGTGTACGTGGTGAACGGCAGCGAGACGAAGACGGCGACGAACATCATCCAGGGCCAGGCCGTGGACGGGTCGCCCAGCCAGTCCTCGGGACCGTCGATAAGCCCGAGGTCCGTCATCGCAGTGTTGAGCACACCGGCGGTCTGGTTGAGCATCCATTTGAAGCCGATGGCGGTCATCACCAAGGAGGCGGCCCACGGCGCGATCAGGGCCCAGCGGGTGACGCGGCGGCCGGGGAACTTCTGGTTGAACAGCTGGGCGAGCGCCAGTGAGATCACCATGGTGGCGGTGACCACGACCAGCGTCCACACGACGGTCGCCACGACGACCGAGGGCAGTGACGGCTCGTCGAACAGCTGCTTGTACTTGTCGAATCCGGCCGAGCCGCGGACGAACCCGCTGCTACTGATCTTCAGGAACGACGTGCGGACCATCTCGTAGACGGGCCAGAGCACGACGACGACGATCAGCAGGACGGCCGGACCGACCCAGGGCAGCGGCCCGAGGCGGGCCAGGCCGCCCCGGCCCTTGCGGGCGGGGCGGACGGAGGTTGATGAATTGCTGGACACGAAGGTGCCTTCCCTGACGTGCGGTGCGCCGGGCTACTTGTCGGCGACAGCGGTCTCGGCCTTCTTCTGCAGTTCGCCCAGCACCTTCGCCGGGTCGTTCACTGCCGTGCCGCCGCTCTTCTTGATCTCGGCGGAGACGGAGTCCCAAGTGGTGTCGCCCAGCGGGTAGAAGACCGCGTTCGGCAGCAGCGCGAAGAAGGGCTCCAGGTCCTTGTGCTTGCCGTTGGTGGTCATCTCCTGGAGCGTGTCCTTCGTGACCGGCATCAGGTTGTAGGTCTCGTCGAACTTCAGCGTGTTCTCCTTCGAGTACGCGAAGTCGAGGAACTTGCGGACCTCTTCCTTGTGGCCGCCGCTCTTGAAGGCCATAGTCCAGTCGGCGACGCCGAGGGTGGACTTCAACGCCCCCGCCTTGCCGGGGATGGGCGCGACACCGTAGTCGACCTTGCCGTCCTTCGACATCTGGATCAGGGAAGGGTGACCGTTGAGCATCCCGGTCTTGCCCGCCGCGAAGTCGGCGAACGCCGTCTTGCGGTCGGTGGTGGCGGGATTGGTGTAGGTCAGGCCGGGCTCGACGAGATTGGTCTTCAGCCAGGAGAAGGCCTCGATGTTGGCCTTGCTGTCGAGCGCATACTTGCCTGCCGCGTCGGTGTAGCCCCCGCCGTTGCCGAGTTCCCAGATCAGCGACTCGCCCTGGGCCTCCTCGGGACCGAGGGGCAGCGCGTAGGGCGTGACGCCCGGCACCTTGGCCTTGATCGCCTCGGCGGCGGCCTTGAGGTCGTCCCAGCTCTTGGGTGCCTCGGTGATGCCTGCCTGGGCGAACACGGCCTTGTTGTAGAAGAAGGCGCGCGCGGAGGCGACGAACGGGATGCCGTACTGCGTGCCATCGACCTCGCCGGCCATGGCGAAGCTGTCGATGACGTTCGCCCGGGTCTGCTCGGACAGGACCTCGTCCGCCTTGTACAGCAGGTCGTCCGCGACCTTGTCGGCGTAGCCGCCCGTCTGCAGGATGTCCGGCTCGTTGCCGCTCTGGATCATCGTCTTGACCTGGGCATCGATGTCGTTCCAGTTGATCACCTGGACATCGACCTTGATCTTGGGATTGGCGGCGGTGAAGCGCTCCGCCACGTCCTTCCAGTAGACCGTCGAACTGTTCGACGCCTTGTCGCCATAGTCGGCGGCGACGAGCTTCAGCGTCACCTCACCGTCCGCCGAACCGCCCCCGCCATTTCCGGAGCCGCACGCCGTGAGGGTGAGCACACCGAGCGTGCAGGTCGCAACGAGCAGCCGCTTCTTCATGATCAGTACCGCCTCTGTATCTGCCGGCTGTCGGAGCGACGCAACCGGGGAGTTGAACCAGCAGCAGACGCGAGACCTGCATAATTCTGGGTGCTGTCACGGGTTTTCACTCATTAACGAGCATCTGCTGCTGCCGCAGTAAACACGAACGCCAGTATCGACACCAAGAGTCGTTACGCGAACGATGCCAAATCCACCTGCGGTCAACGGGGTCCGTCCGCTTCGCACTGGCTCTTCCCAGTCAAGGACAGGGCGCACAGGGGAGCAATGAGGGCAGGTACCTACGGTGGCGCCGAATCCGTAGGTAGGCGCCGGCGGCATCGACGTGTTCACGGTCGCCGACCTGCGCCTCGGCCGGAATCCCGACTCCGCCGACAGCGGGCGCACAGGTCGGCGGCAGACCTCTGCGCCGTGCGCGCCTAGCGGGGTCCGACCGCGCGCAGGGAGCGCTGCGAGGGGGCCGACCATCGAGATCCGGCGGGCCACGTCGGCTTGACGTCGCGGGGCAACGGCGACTACGTCAGCCGGGCGGGGAGAGCGAGGAGGAGGAAGAGGAGAAGAAGGGGCGGCGACACCGGAGACCGGCGGTCCGGGCCCGCCGGGCACAACCGTCCCGCCTCCCGGCGTGGACCGGCTGTACTCCGTGCGTCCTTACCGGCGCACGGAGGCTCGGCGACTACCAGCGCTCAGACGGCGACGACCTCGATGCCAGCCTCGGTGAGCCGGGTCACCATGTCCGGGGCGATGCCGGAGTCGGTGACGACCACGTCGATCCGATCGAGGCTGCAGATCCGCGCGAAGGCACGCTTGCCCATCTTGGAGGAGTCTGTCGCCAGGATGACCTTGCGGGCGCGTTCGGCGAACAACCGGCTGATTCCGGCCTCGTCCTCGTGGTGCGTCATGACCCCCAACTGCGGGTCGATCCCGTCGACACCGAGCACCGCCACATCGAGCACCACCTCGTTCAGCACCCCGGCCGTCAGCGGGCCCACCAACTCATAGGTCTGCGGTCGCGCCACACCACCGGTCACCACGATCTTGAACTGTGGCCGGACCGCCAGCTCGCCGGCGATGTTCAAGGCATTGGTGACCACGGTGTACAAGGGGCCGGAGAGGCCGTCACCCGCTTCGGTCTGGCCTGCGCCGACCCGGAGGACGAGCGCGCGCGCCACTTCGGTCGTGGTCGTGCCGCCATTGAGGCCGATGACTTCTCCGACTCCCAGCATGTCGGCCACGGCTCCGGCGATCCGCTGCTTCTCGGAAGCCCGCCGGGAGGACTTGTACCGCAGGGGAAGCTCGTACGAGACACCGTGCGCGATAGCCCCGCCCCTGGTACGGACCAGCAACCGTTGTTCGGCGAGTTCGTCGAGGTCCCTGCGAATGGTGGCGGCCGACACCTCCACCGACGCGGCCGCCTCCTCCACGTCCAGCTTGCCTTCGACGGCCAGCAATTCGAGCAACTTGCTCCACCGCTCCTGCTTGGACATCCACCTCACCCTTCCGTGGCGCTGAGACTTCCGACCGCACACCCGGAGTCTCACGGCAGGCGTGGGGACTCACAGCCGACGGGGGAAGCATGCGCGAAGTTGATCGTAGTACCGCCATGATCCGCGCACTGCGGAGACCAGCACTTTTCTGCACGTCGGACGAGTGTGAGGCACCCCTCTCTAGACCTCAAGGGTCCCGCAGCAGATACTTCGAACGCAAATATTGAAGGAATGCGCGTGATTTGCTTGCCATACACGCATGATCGCTCACACAGAATGGTTCGAAAAGTGATGCACAGCTACGCCTCGCCCCCTTCGACCCCGGTGGTCGGAGCGGAAGCAGCCAGGTCCGGCCAAGGTCGCGACCCGGAGTGTGTGATCGCTCTCGACGTAGGAGGGACCGGCATGAAAGGCGCGGTCGTGGACCGCTCCGTCAAGCCCGTCGCGA is a window from the Streptomyces sp. NBC_01244 genome containing:
- a CDS encoding DeoR/GlpR family DNA-binding transcription regulator, translating into MSKQERWSKLLELLAVEGKLDVEEAAASVEVSAATIRRDLDELAEQRLLVRTRGGAIAHGVSYELPLRYKSSRRASEKQRIAGAVADMLGVGEVIGLNGGTTTTEVARALVLRVGAGQTEAGDGLSGPLYTVVTNALNIAGELAVRPQFKIVVTGGVARPQTYELVGPLTAGVLNEVVLDVAVLGVDGIDPQLGVMTHHEDEAGISRLFAERARKVILATDSSKMGKRAFARICSLDRIDVVVTDSGIAPDMVTRLTEAGIEVVAV